A window from Candidatus Nitrospira neomarina encodes these proteins:
- the rpoB gene encoding DNA-directed RNA polymerase subunit beta has translation MGQPAFEGSVQRHSFSKIRSHIEIPDLVEVQRRSYEEFLQAETLPDRREDKGLHAAFKSVFPIMDYNNSAILEFSSYSLGTPKYDTRECIEQGMTFAAPLKLRVRLVVFDQQDKSVKNRVLDVREQEVYVGELPLMTERGTFMVNGTERVAVSQLHRSPGPSFGHDKGRTHSSGKVLFSGRIIPYRGSWLDFEYDAKDILYVRIDRRRKMPATILLKGFGFSTDDLLKMYYPIEEVRVVNGGLLRKLDPDIHAGLRSPADLFEKGSNEPLVKEGTKLNKTLMGRIRAAGIKEIPIKQEDLVGRAVLTELVDPGTQEVILEKNQRLTAPVMERILESGVEGFKVIYLDSPTTSPVILDTLEAERTNSKEEAWVEIYKRLRPGEMPSIESAKLLFENLFLNPKRYDLSPVGRLKMNKRFNLDLSLEQRTLSDQDIVEVVRCLVDLKAGKGAVDDIDHLGNRRVRSVGELLENQIRIGLARMERSIKERMNLLDMETVLPHDLINAKPIVGAIKEFFAGSQLSQFMDQTNPLAEITHKRRLSALGPGGLTRERAGFEVRDVHPSHYSRICPIETPEGPNIGLITSLATYARINEFGFIEAPFRKVRKGRVTDDVEFLSPLDGDQVVIAQANSAMNKEGMLTSETITAREAGEFVTTTPDKVDYLDVSPKQVVSVATALIPFLEHDDANRALMGSNMQRQAVPTIKSESPLVGTGMEAVVARDSGYLAIAQRDGIVESVDARRIVVRTGLKEKDDKKKGSRILDTYDLIKFQRTNQNTCITQTPIVRIGQPVKQGQVLADGPAMDRGELALGKNVLVAFMPWGGYNYEDAILLSEKMVKEDVFTSIHIEEFEVEARDTKLGKEEITRDIPNLGEEALRNLDESGIVRIGAEVKPGDILVGKVTPKGETQLTPEEKLLRAIFGEKAGDVKDTSLQVPPGIEGIVVDVKIFSRKGVDKDERSRTIETDDRVKVERDYQEELRIIEEERNRKIRKLLLGQFVGRDLMDPDSGEVILKKKGRITAEVLRKLSDDDARRVILADAEEQKKLDEIEREAKDQIEILQTQYDEKVGRLRRGDELPPGVIKLVKVYLAIKRKIAVGDKMAGRHGNKGVVSRIMAEEDMPYLPDGTPVQIVLNPLGVPSRMNVGQILETHLGWAAKALGIQVETPVFDGASEKEIKELLKKANLPESGQSVVYDGRTGEPFKSPVTVGYMYMLKLHHLVDDKIHARSIGPYSLVTQQPLGGKAQFGGQRLGEMEVWALQAYGAASTLQEFLTVKSDDVPGRSRMYEAIVKGENFLEPGLPESFNVLVKELQSLGLDVELIKSAD, from the coding sequence ATGGGACAACCAGCCTTTGAGGGCAGTGTTCAGCGACATAGCTTTTCAAAAATTCGCTCACATATTGAAATTCCGGATTTAGTTGAGGTGCAGCGCCGTTCGTATGAGGAATTTTTGCAGGCGGAGACATTGCCGGATCGTCGTGAGGACAAGGGATTGCATGCAGCGTTTAAAAGTGTGTTTCCCATTATGGATTATAACAATTCGGCCATTTTAGAATTTTCCAGCTATTCCCTGGGAACGCCAAAATATGACACGAGGGAATGTATAGAGCAGGGAATGACCTTTGCTGCACCTTTAAAGCTTCGGGTGCGATTGGTCGTTTTCGATCAACAAGATAAAAGTGTGAAAAACAGGGTCCTTGATGTCAGGGAGCAAGAAGTCTATGTCGGCGAACTTCCATTGATGACCGAGCGTGGCACCTTTATGGTGAATGGCACGGAGCGGGTGGCAGTCAGTCAGTTGCATCGATCTCCTGGACCTTCATTTGGCCATGACAAGGGCCGGACTCATTCAAGCGGGAAAGTCTTATTTTCAGGTCGGATCATCCCTTATCGAGGGTCATGGCTCGACTTTGAATATGATGCCAAAGATATTTTGTATGTACGAATTGATCGCCGTAGGAAAATGCCTGCCACAATTTTATTAAAAGGTTTTGGTTTTAGTACTGATGACCTTCTCAAGATGTATTACCCTATTGAGGAAGTACGCGTCGTGAATGGGGGATTGCTTCGTAAGCTCGATCCCGACATTCATGCAGGATTGCGATCTCCGGCAGACCTCTTTGAGAAGGGATCTAATGAGCCGTTGGTAAAAGAAGGTACCAAGCTCAATAAAACCCTCATGGGGCGTATTCGTGCAGCTGGAATTAAAGAAATTCCTATCAAGCAGGAAGATTTGGTTGGTCGAGCTGTGTTGACCGAACTTGTGGATCCTGGAACTCAAGAAGTAATTCTAGAAAAAAATCAACGACTCACGGCACCGGTGATGGAGCGAATTCTGGAAAGCGGAGTTGAAGGATTTAAGGTTATATACCTGGATAGTCCTACGACCAGTCCTGTCATCCTGGACACATTGGAAGCCGAGCGGACTAATTCAAAGGAAGAGGCCTGGGTGGAAATTTATAAACGCCTTCGGCCTGGGGAGATGCCATCCATTGAATCGGCAAAATTGTTGTTCGAAAATCTCTTTCTGAATCCCAAGCGGTATGACCTATCCCCTGTTGGTCGGTTGAAAATGAACAAGCGATTCAACCTTGATTTGTCATTAGAACAGCGGACGTTATCCGATCAAGATATTGTCGAGGTGGTAAGATGCTTGGTGGATCTTAAAGCCGGAAAAGGTGCGGTTGATGATATCGATCATTTAGGCAATCGTCGTGTCCGATCGGTTGGCGAGTTGTTGGAAAATCAAATCCGTATTGGTCTGGCTAGAATGGAGCGAAGCATTAAGGAGCGGATGAATCTGCTCGATATGGAAACCGTGTTGCCTCATGACCTGATCAATGCCAAGCCTATCGTTGGTGCCATCAAGGAGTTTTTCGCGGGAAGTCAACTCTCGCAGTTTATGGATCAAACTAACCCGTTGGCAGAGATCACCCATAAACGTAGGCTGTCTGCTTTAGGGCCAGGTGGTTTGACCAGGGAGCGTGCAGGTTTTGAGGTTCGGGACGTCCATCCCTCTCATTATAGTCGTATATGTCCTATCGAAACGCCGGAAGGACCCAATATTGGATTGATTACGTCATTGGCTACCTATGCTCGGATCAATGAGTTTGGGTTTATAGAGGCTCCTTTTCGAAAAGTAAGAAAAGGGCGTGTCACAGACGACGTTGAATTCCTTTCGCCATTGGATGGAGATCAGGTTGTTATCGCTCAGGCGAATTCAGCCATGAATAAGGAAGGGATGCTCACCTCGGAAACGATAACGGCCAGAGAAGCAGGGGAATTTGTGACGACTACTCCTGATAAGGTGGACTATCTGGATGTTTCTCCTAAGCAGGTGGTTAGCGTGGCAACTGCGTTAATTCCATTTCTGGAGCATGATGACGCAAACCGGGCCCTTATGGGTTCAAATATGCAACGCCAGGCAGTGCCAACAATTAAAAGTGAGTCACCCTTGGTCGGGACGGGAATGGAAGCTGTGGTAGCGAGAGATTCTGGATATTTGGCTATCGCTCAACGAGATGGGATTGTTGAATCGGTAGATGCGAGGAGAATTGTAGTCAGAACCGGACTTAAGGAAAAAGATGATAAGAAAAAAGGTTCTCGAATCCTGGATACATATGATTTGATTAAATTTCAGCGAACGAATCAAAATACGTGTATCACACAAACTCCTATTGTTCGAATTGGGCAACCGGTTAAGCAAGGGCAAGTGCTAGCGGATGGTCCAGCTATGGATCGGGGAGAATTGGCGTTGGGAAAAAATGTGCTCGTCGCCTTTATGCCATGGGGTGGATATAACTATGAAGATGCCATTCTTTTAAGTGAGAAAATGGTTAAAGAAGACGTGTTTACTTCTATCCATATCGAAGAGTTCGAAGTGGAGGCGCGTGATACAAAGTTAGGAAAAGAAGAAATCACTCGCGATATTCCTAATCTTGGAGAAGAGGCTCTTCGAAATTTGGATGAAAGTGGCATCGTACGAATCGGTGCGGAAGTCAAGCCAGGCGATATTCTTGTGGGAAAAGTTACGCCTAAAGGAGAGACCCAGCTGACGCCAGAGGAAAAATTATTGCGTGCCATTTTTGGAGAAAAGGCTGGAGATGTGAAGGATACCTCGCTTCAGGTTCCTCCAGGCATTGAAGGTATTGTCGTGGACGTCAAAATTTTCTCCAGAAAAGGCGTAGATAAAGATGAGCGGTCTCGGACAATCGAGACGGATGATCGCGTCAAAGTCGAGCGGGACTACCAGGAAGAATTGCGGATTATTGAAGAAGAACGGAATCGTAAAATTCGGAAGCTATTGCTTGGGCAATTTGTCGGACGGGATTTAATGGACCCTGATAGTGGGGAAGTGATTCTCAAGAAAAAGGGTCGTATTACCGCGGAAGTTCTTCGCAAGTTATCTGATGATGATGCGCGTCGGGTGATTCTGGCAGACGCGGAAGAACAAAAAAAGCTGGATGAGATTGAACGGGAAGCGAAAGACCAAATTGAAATCTTACAGACACAATACGATGAGAAAGTTGGTCGTCTTCGACGTGGAGATGAATTGCCTCCCGGTGTTATTAAGCTGGTCAAGGTGTATTTGGCAATTAAAAGAAAAATTGCGGTGGGCGATAAAATGGCCGGCCGTCATGGAAACAAGGGTGTCGTTTCTCGAATTATGGCTGAAGAGGATATGCCCTATCTCCCAGATGGGACACCCGTTCAGATTGTCCTGAACCCGTTGGGAGTTCCCTCTCGAATGAATGTGGGACAAATTCTTGAGACGCATTTGGGGTGGGCGGCAAAAGCGTTAGGAATTCAGGTGGAAACCCCTGTATTCGATGGAGCGTCGGAAAAGGAAATCAAAGAATTATTGAAAAAGGCGAATCTCCCTGAGTCAGGACAATCGGTGGTCTATGATGGACGGACAGGCGAACCATTTAAGAGTCCGGTCACGGTGGGATACATGTATATGCTGAAACTTCACCATTTGGTGGACGATAAGATTCACGCTCGCTCAATCGGACCATATTCTTTGGTCACGCAGCAACCGCTTGGAGGAAAGGCTCAATTTGGTGGTCAACGTCTAGGAGAGATGGAGGTCTGGGCTCTGCAAGCATATGGGGCGGCTTCCACCTTGCAGGAATTTTTGACCGTGAAATCAGATGATGTGCCAGGACGGTCTCGAATGTATGAAGCAATCGTGAAAGGTGAGAACTTTTTGGAACCTGGTCTTCCGGAGTCCTTTAATGTCTTAGTGAAGGAATTGCAAAGTTTAGGGTTGGATGTGGAGTTGATTAAATCTGCTGATTAG